AACAGGAGCTGACGGAAATGGGcaggtggggtgagggtgaggggggggggagggggagagggaagagagggtggggtagGGGTTTCAGAGACGGGAGGAGTTGCGAAGGTCAAAACTGAGAGTGCACAGGAGCTgacgaagagggggaggggaggaagaggtggGGAGTTCATATATAGAATGGTAGATCCGTGCGAGGGAGATATATCAGTGGGGGTCTAATCCAGGGTCTCAAGGTTTATATTTAGAATAACAGACTGGATGGTGTGGGTTGGAAGCTGGGACCTAATCAATGAGTTTCGGAGTTTACGTATAAAATAACAGATCCCCGGGAGCGGTTACAGGCTGTTCTAACAGAGGGATTGAGGGATCGACacgaaattctggagtaactcagcgggttaggcagccactctggagaaaagaaataggtcgagacccttcttcagacttcagacttctcCAAAcaattcttcagagtctgaagtctcgacttgaaacgtcaccgattccttttctccagagatgctgcctgacccattaggttactccagcattttgcatctatcttcggtgtaaaccagtatctgcagttccttcctaacagaTGGATTGGGCGTTTTGTTTTAAGATGTTCCCTTCTCTCTACATTGCAGAAGGAAAGGCTCTTTGAAAGTCAAGAAATGGCGATCAATATTTAACCTCGGGAGATCTGGGAATGATTCTAAACGAAAAGGGTGTCGGAATGAAGGAAAAGGTAAGAATGAAAGTGTGGCACAACGGAGGGGGTGGCGGGAGGGGCGGGGTGGTGGAGAGATGAGGGGGTCGCAGAGGCAAAGAGTTTAGGAGAGCCAGCCAGGAGAATGGGACAGGGCGTATAATTGGACATTACAGGAATAAAGGATTATGAGGTTTTTTTGTAAAAGCACGAGGGCAAAACGAGTTCATGAGCTATATACCTAGCAAGTAAGGTAATGGAGAACCAACCCTAAGAGATTCCATAGGGAAGGTTAGACCACGTGGGATCCAAGGGCAGCTATCTGAACTGGatcgagaattggcttcatggaaggaagcagagggtgatggtggaaggttgtttttcagactggagacctgtgactactgGTGCCTCAGGGACCGATGCTGTCCATTGCCGTTTGTGCTTCATATTCACGATTTGGATGAGATTGCAAAAGGCataattagtaaatttgcagatgacattaaagtcgTTGGTATCGTAGACAGCGAAGGTGGTTATCAAcatttacagcaggatcttgatcaattgagcAAGTGGACTGATGGAATTGTTAATTGAATGTAATGAAAATAagttgcgaggtgttgcatttcgggaagtcaaaccagggcaggaccttcacagtgaatgacaggaccTTCGGGGGTTGTTGTAgagcaaggaccccgacagtcctttcaggtgagacagaggttcacttgcacctcctccaacctcacctactgtatccgctcTTGTGGtcttatatatcggcgagaccaagcgcatactcagcgatcgtttcgctgaacacctccgctcagtcctcctTGGCCTAGTGATATCTCGGCTGCTAAACACttgaactccctctcccattctatactgacctttctgtcctgggtctcctccactgtcagtgaggcccaatgcaaattggaggaacagcacctcatattttgcttgggcacctttcaacccagcggtgtgaatatttctctaacttcaagtaacacttgcttcccctctctctccgcccctgtcccatcctagttctccgactagtttcaaggTCTTCCTGGTTAATTTTGCTGATTGCATGCCTTGTTGTTACCTTCCCCtcggctaacaatgaaccattccatattccttgatttgatctgttcttttcacaacttacccttccatatctctagtctccctctcccctgactctcggtctgaagaagggtctcgacccgaaacgttacccatcccttctctcgagagatgctgcctctcccgctaagttaattcagcattttgtatctgtctgcggtgtaaaccaacatctgcagttccttcccatctaTGGATAAACGTACATAATAAGacccagattgctggagtaactcatcgggccagacagcattccaggagaacatgcatagctggtgttttgggtcaggacacttcttcagactaattgattggggaggggggaggggggaggggggaggggggaggggggagggggggctgggtctggaagagaggaggaacaggacaaagcctgacaggtAATATGCttacacaggtgaggagggttattGAAATGCAGATGGTTAGATAAAGGCCAAAGGTGAaaggacagaaggtgtgagacaaagggattgaagagctattgtgaagctagaggaaggaatgtgggtgaaCAGGGTAGTTGTGAATTGTGAGTAGACataaaagtaactcagcgggacgggcagcatccctggagagaaggaataggtgacgttacgggtcgagacccttcttgtgaaGCGAGTGCAtaagagttccctgaaagtgtagAAGAAGCACTTGGTACATTTACTAACATTGGTCCGAAGATTGATTGCGAGAGCTGTGGTGGTACCGCTGTGTAAGACATTGGTCAGATTacagttggaatattgtgagccttCTGGTcatcacactacaggaaggatgtggataaACTAGAGAAGGGTTTGGAAAAGACGCAAGGGTGTTGCTGGGACATCCAACCCAGATGTTGCTTGAGTTCTGAGGGGAGACGGGATAGACTGGGACTGTTGTTGCCGGAGCGGAGgcggctgaggggtgactttatggaggtttataaaatcatggggcACTGATAAGCTGATGAGTCTTTAGACTGCCAGGGCATTggattaaggtgagaagggaaagatttaaagggaacctgaggACCACGTTTTCCTCACAGATCCACATGGAATGTTGGCAGTGGGAGAGAATGGGAAAGGGGTTGAGTGCGTGGGGAATGTGGGCAACGGGAATGTTGTAtctgtttggaatgtgggcgagGTTGGGCATGGCTCGGGCATGGACAGTGGGAGTGAATTGGACGTGGTTGAGTTTGTTGGGAATGTGGGTGGTGAGAGAGAATGGCCAGGGGCTAGGCATGGACAGCAGGTGTCAATGGTAAGGGGTTTGGTCTGTGAAGATTGTGACAATGGGAGTGAATGGGAAGAGGTTGCATTTGTTGGAATGTGGTCAGTGGGAGTATGTTTGATGCGAATGAATGGTATGCACTCTCTCTGCTTCTGTTGAACCCCTTCCCTGCCTCCACCCATTCCATTTCAGACCCGAAGACGTCTCCCCTCACCCTGAGGCCAGCAAAGAGCATGGATTCGTTGAGCTCAGCACCCTACACCAACGACGGTGAGTCCGACAGGGCGGGtctggagccccccccccccccccccacactgttgTTGCCCACTTCTCTCACAGCCTCGCCTGGGCTGCTGGGGCATTATGGGAGCGCGCTGATTGTGGTTTAGCGGAGATGTGTTGCTGGACCGGGCATCTCGTTGCTCAAGGTTCCAATATCGGATGACTGGGTTGGGCAGAACCATTGCACATCACAGTCTGATCTCTCTCCTATTCTCTCTATCACCCCTCCTGTCCCTCCTTAATTTATGCCCTCTATACCTTAATCCCTCCAAGtccacctctcccttccctctttccctcctcacAATCTGCACCCCTCTTCTCTAACCCCCTGttcctcccacacaccctcctctcccttctcttttcctcccccctctctctccctctcgcatCTTCCCTCCTCCAACTCCACTCTCTACcggtctcttctcccctctccacccctctctcctccctcctctctccctccctctcccgtctccctcccacctcccctctctcctctccttttcccatcgcttcttctcttcccttctttctccccctccttttccgctctctcctaccctcactgcccccccccccccttccctgttctagGATCTCCCCCCCATGGAGACGGCCGAGGCACCCTCAGCCGCCGGGACAGTTGCTCCAGCGGCTCGCTGGACCAGGCCTTCCAGCTGCCGCCGGAGCAGGTGACACGTCCCGTTCTCCGCGGGGGCCCTGACTCCCCCCGCTCGGCCAAGGAGGCGCAGGAGAGGGCCGGCCGCAGGGTTGCCCTCCACATCTCCGGCCCATACTCCGTCTCCCTGCCCTCGCACGTCACCCCCCTCCTGCACAGACCACtcgtggggcaggggcaggggctggggcaggggcaggggcagccgGCAGCCACATGCCCCTCCCAGGGGCCGCAGAAGCCCACAGAGCAGAGCGCGCATCCAGCCGAGGAAACGGAGAACGAGGAcacggcggaggaggaggaggaggaggagcagggcGGAGAGGGtgagttgggagggagggagggggggcttgagggagggaggggatgagtggaggaatggagagaggaggTGAAATAGAGGGAGCGGGACTGGAAGGGAGGGTTGAGGGAAAGGAGCTGAAGGGGAGGGATtggaggggggatggatggagggaagaggacggtgaggggagagggactggAGGGGATGAAGAACAAGGGGGACAGGTAAGATTGGAGGAGGGCATGGAGGGAGAGGCCGGAGGAAGTGAGGAAGGGAAATGgattggagggagagaggagagtgtgacGGATTGAGTGAAgacaggagagaggagaaggatggagagatagacgaACAAGCAGGTGAAGAGAACTAgatcgcggggggggggggtgtgacagggagaggtggagtgtggagggagatagagagagtgggaggcgggagacagagagggagggagaagaaattGGGAGTTGGGATACAGAAAGTTATGATACAGATGATGAGAGATTAGTtagagaaagagagggaacagggagagaggggcagataGTGAGTGAAATGGGAGGGGGACGAGAGGGCTATATAGAACGAGAAAAAATATTGAGAAAATGAAGGAGACGGGCGGAGAGGAGGAGAATGGGAAAGAGCAATGTAGACAGATAGTGAGAGTGAGAATGAGAATGTAAGATGTAGGGAGAGGAGCAGAGAACGAGGTAAATtgtgagatggagagggaggggcagagacGATGGAAAGGGGAGACACGGCGGAATGTGGGATGCTGATGGAGTGAGCGGGGAAGAGATAAGGAAGAATGTGAGGGATGATGAGGttcagagagcgaggaaggaagCCAGAGACGAGGGCGAGTGGGATGCAGAGggagtgtgaggagggagggagccactgacgctgcctctccccatagcttTGGCTCTCCCTCTGCCCGAGATGTCCCTGGAACTGCAGGACACCTTCTCGTTCCTGGACAACCAGGAGATGGGGGACTGTGATTTCGAGTACTCGGGGGAACTCGGGCAGCCCCTCCGCACGCCCGAAGAGATGGACCCCTCCGAGTACGCCCCGGCCGCCAGCGCCGGCGGGTTTGGGGGCGTGGACATGAGCATCGAGTCCGAGCTGATGGAGCGCGAGATGGACGAGGGAGAACTGCCCACCTACGTGCAGGTGAGGAGTCTACACTGgtggagagtggtgggggtctcCGActgcccccactcccactcccgacTGCCCCTACCCCCACCCGCCCTCCGAATGCCCCCACCCACCACTGCCCCCACCTCACCACTGCCCCCAACTCACCACTGCCCCCAACTCaccactgccccccacccaccactgccccccacccaccactgccCCCAACTCACCACTGCCCCCACCCACCACTGCCCCCAACTCaccactgccccccacccaccactgccCCCACCCACCACTGCCCCCACCCACCACTGCCCCCAACTCACCACTGCCCCCACCCACCACTGCCCCCAACTCaccactgccccccacccaccactgccACCCACCACTGCCACCCACCACTGCCCCACCCATTACTGCCCACCTACGCGCAGGTGAGGAGTCTACACTGTGgtggagagtggtgggggtctcCGACTACCTCACTCCCACTCCCGACTGCCCCTACCCCCACCCGCCCTCCGAATGCCCCCACCCACCACTGCCCCCAACTCCGGCTGCCCCCATCCTGGCAGTTGTTTGAGGAGGTGAGAAAGGAAATTGATAAAGGGAGGGCGGgacaataaaaaggaactgcagacgcagatGAATGTAGAGCAGCGGATGTTGGGCACATGGATTTTAGttagtaaaataactgcagatgctggtacaaatcgaaggtatttattcacaaaatgctggagtaactcagcgggtcaggcagcatctcaggagagaaggaatgggtgacgtttcgggtcgagacccttcttcagactggattttaGTTAGGTTTTTGAtagggtaggctgatccagaagattaagctgTATGGGAATCACGATGACatagtcgtatggattcagaattcGCTTATTCAAAATTGGAGAAATTTAAGATAGTGAGGAAGATGCAGCCAGAAGATGCAGCGGCAGAAATAGCCAGAGACGTGGCAGATTGAGTTAAACCCGAGAAAGCACTTTGGGAGCTTGAATgttaggggaaagtatacagttaatggcaagactggTCACAGCATtggtgtgcagagggatcttggagtccaagttcatcgtTCACTGAAAGTGCCAGCACATGATGtggctctataggactttggttaggctggatTTGGAGATGGTTGTCCCATTACTGGAATGAAGTGGAGGCTttcgagagggtgcagaggaggtttaccagaacgctgcctggatgacAGGGCTTCAGCTACAGGGGAAGGTTGGGTCGACTTGTATTGTTTtcgctggaacatcagaggttgggaGGAAAGAGGATAGGTTGGGGTGGGGACTGGTTAGATGGGGACTGAGGTGATGGAACTGTATGTGTTTCTCTTTTTTACCTACTGGGTTTCCCATGTTAACCCCCCAGCTCCACCTCCAGGAGTTCTCTGTGGAGCCCCCGTGTGAGGAAGATTGGGGGCCGGACCAGGATCAGCCCCTTTGCCCGACCACTCCCACCACGGAGGAAGACGTCTCCGAGAAGGAAGAGCCGGCTTGCAGCGTCCCAGAGCCCGGCCATCCCAGCGCGGAGTCCAGCCCCACCGACGGGCAGAATGACCCCAACGAGCCGGCGGCCGGGCCTGGTCCCCCGGGCTGCGCGGGGGCCACCCCCGCCGGCTTCGAGCAGCCACTTTTAGGGAGCCCGGGGCCCGGCACAGGGGACGGCTCGACCGGGTGTGAGAGCGCGGCGCCGCGGGATGAGGCCGCCGAGCCGGATGGTTGGGGGACGGGGGACCCGAGCGCTGAGGCGGCGGCGACTGGAGCCCCGGAAAGGGGCGATACCTGGGTCGGGCGGCAACCCACCGCCGCCCCCATGCGCCTGGAGAGCAGGGTGGTGCCCTGCCTCCAGGCCCGGGCCCTGCCCGTCGTGGCCCCCAAGCCCCATTACGCCATCCTGCCCCCAGCCCTGAAGGCCAGGCCCCGGCCCGCGGCCGACCACCCGCCGCTCAGCCCCGTGGCGCGCTCCGCCGCCTGGCGCAAGGCGGGCAGCCAGTCCTTCGACGAGGCGGTGGCGCGGCGCCGGGACCAACAGGGTCTGGCCGCCTCGTCTCGCCGTCAGCTCCGGCCCTTCATACGGGGCGACTCCCTGCCCTCCCCCCGGGACAGGCTCAGTCTCCCGCCCGCAGCGCTCCTGCCCCGGGACACGGGCCCCGGATCGCCCACCCCGCCCCGCTGCCGCTCGCTGGCCCTGGAGGCGGAGGCGGAGGCGCCGGAGTGAGGGGCCAGGAGCGGGGATCTGGTGGTCGTGTCAACCGCAGGACGCGGGGGAGGGTCCCGCGGGTGGGATCGGgtttgagaggggagggagggtgggggggggggggggggatggagcgaGGACAGCAGGCAGTCTGAATCCGAGGGTCTCACTGTAGACAGCGAGAGCGCGGGGAGAGGTGCAAAATAAACTTTGCAGAAAGAAAATCGTCTGGTTCTGCAGTTGGTCTGTTTATCTCTatcctccattctctctctcccctcctctgtccACTCCCACTCTGGCCTTTTCTCtcgccccttttctctctcccccctccaccgcgCCCATTTTCTCCCTCCCCCCGGCCCCTCTTCTCCACCCCTCCCGCCCCGCTTCCACgccttttcccttttctctcccaccaccccttctctctctcccctcccccttttcgcAATGTTTGTTCCCAATATGATGCCACGTGACACTGACCTcctctacctgtacatgatccatatctctctattccttgcacttctatGACCATGTCTAAAAGCCCCGTAACCGcgactattgcatctgcctccatcatcaccccTGACGAAGTGTCCcggccccccccccacaactctttgtgctaaaaaaaaaacttccattaaattccccctctctcaccttatgcatcttgtgttggacatttccatattggggcaaaaaggttctgactgtatatcctatcatcattttatatacgtctatcgtctcccctcaacctctgatgtttcagagaaaacaacccaaatccatgcaacctctccctgtagctgacacCCTCTGATCCAGGTAGCATTCCGgatcctttgcaccctttccaaagcctccacgtcgtTCCTGTTACGGGGCGtacagaactgcaagcaatactccaaatgtggccgaaccaaagtgcgataggtgcatcatgacttcctgactctgaatctcaatgaccacggcaatgaagGCAACCATACCTTCCACCACCTTTACCACCCTGTCCATATGCTGTCACCCTCAGTGAGCTGTGAACTtaaactccaagatccctctgcacgtcAATGCCgttaagggtctt
This region of Rhinoraja longicauda isolate Sanriku21f chromosome 24, sRhiLon1.1, whole genome shotgun sequence genomic DNA includes:
- the LOC144605296 gene encoding rho GTPase-activating protein 30-like isoform X2 — translated: MKRQKGKKKGQAKERVFGCDLVTHLEGSRQDVPQVLKLCAEFIEQHGVVDGIYRLSGISSNIQKLRQEFDTEKTVDLSKEVYLQDIHCVSSLCKAYFRELPNPLLMYRLYDKFADAVNTQLEAERLIKIRHVLQELPPSHYRTLEYLMQHLLRMASFSPRTNMHARNLAIVWAPNLLRSKEIEMSGFNGTAAFMEVRVQSILVEFILNHVQQLFGSGDRQTDSDGDAERCQSLPCLSPGWEQAPGRTHPSQIPRTLHLGDGPPAMRPYHSIIELPESRRKGSLKVKKWRSIFNLGRSGNDSKRKGCRNEGKDPKTSPLTLRPAKSMDSLSSAPYTNDGSPPHGDGRGTLSRRDSCSSGSLDQAFQLPPEQVTRPVLRGGPDSPRSAKEAQERAGRRVALHISGPYSVSLPSHVTPLLHRPLVGQGQGLGQGQGQPAATCPSQGPQKPTEQSAHPAEETENEDTAEEEEEEEQGGEALALPLPEMSLELQDTFSFLDNQEMGDCDFEYSGELGQPLRTPEEMDPSEYAPAASAGGFGGVDMSIESELMEREMDEGELPTYVQLHLQEFSVEPPCEEDWGPDQDQPLCPTTPTTEEDVSEKEEPACSVPEPGHPSAESSPTDGQNDPNEPAAGPGPPGCAGATPAGFEQPLLGSPGPGTGDGSTGCESAAPRDEAAEPDGWGTGDPSAEAAATGAPERGDTWVGRQPTAAPMRLESRVVPCLQARALPVVAPKPHYAILPPALKARPRPAADHPPLSPVARSAAWRKAGSQSFDEAVARRRDQQGLAASSRRQLRPFIRGDSLPSPRDRLSLPPAALLPRDTGPGSPTPPRCRSLALEAEAEAPE
- the LOC144605296 gene encoding rho GTPase-activating protein 30-like isoform X1 — protein: MKRQKGKKKGQAKERVFGCDLVTHLEGSRQDVPQVLKLCAEFIEQHGVVDGIYRLSGISSNIQKLRQEFDTEKTVDLSKEVYLQDIHCVSSLCKAYFRELPNPLLMYRLYDKFADAVNTQLEAERLIKIRHVLQELPPSHYRTLEYLMQHLLRMASFSPRTNMHARNLAIVWAPNLLRSKEIEMSGFNGTAAFMEVRVQSILVEFILNHVQQLFGSGDRQTDSGNRAVTGNQANHSRCKSELKSEWERAENGDAERCQSLPCLSPGWEQAPGRTHPSQIPRTLHLGDGPPAMRPYHSIIELPESRRKGSLKVKKWRSIFNLGRSGNDSKRKGCRNEGKDPKTSPLTLRPAKSMDSLSSAPYTNDGSPPHGDGRGTLSRRDSCSSGSLDQAFQLPPEQVTRPVLRGGPDSPRSAKEAQERAGRRVALHISGPYSVSLPSHVTPLLHRPLVGQGQGLGQGQGQPAATCPSQGPQKPTEQSAHPAEETENEDTAEEEEEEEQGGEALALPLPEMSLELQDTFSFLDNQEMGDCDFEYSGELGQPLRTPEEMDPSEYAPAASAGGFGGVDMSIESELMEREMDEGELPTYVQLHLQEFSVEPPCEEDWGPDQDQPLCPTTPTTEEDVSEKEEPACSVPEPGHPSAESSPTDGQNDPNEPAAGPGPPGCAGATPAGFEQPLLGSPGPGTGDGSTGCESAAPRDEAAEPDGWGTGDPSAEAAATGAPERGDTWVGRQPTAAPMRLESRVVPCLQARALPVVAPKPHYAILPPALKARPRPAADHPPLSPVARSAAWRKAGSQSFDEAVARRRDQQGLAASSRRQLRPFIRGDSLPSPRDRLSLPPAALLPRDTGPGSPTPPRCRSLALEAEAEAPE